The Cucurbita pepo subsp. pepo cultivar mu-cu-16 chromosome LG08, ASM280686v2, whole genome shotgun sequence genome contains a region encoding:
- the LOC111799738 gene encoding pentatricopeptide repeat-containing protein At4g16835, mitochondrial isoform X2, with protein sequence MIINLRNSRAYAQFSPSLFRRIQNLHVNSNEEWSPISSSNHSPRRTHLVSPNNMTPKVHAQPTSDVVSLNKSITNFVRAGDLESAHKVFDKMPVRTTVTWNSILSGYTKVAGKMKEAREVFDKIPEPDSVSYNIMLACYLRNCGVEAALAFFNTMPVKDIASWNTLISGFARNGQMKEAFDLFSVMPEKNGVSWSVVVETAMLTGYMKFGKVELAERIFQRMAVRNLVTWNSMIAGYVENCRAEDGLKLFKAMIESRARPNPSSMSSVLLCCSNLSSLPMGRQVHNMVSKSPLSKDITACTSLISMYCKCGDLDSAWKLFVEMPLKDVITWNAMISGYAQHGAGRKALHLFDEMRHGAMKPDWITFVAVLLACNHAGFVDLGVRYFKSMKEFGIEAKPDHYTCVIDLLGRAGKLDEAVSMINEMPFKPHAAIFGTLLGACRIHKNLDMAEFAAKNLLELDPKSATGYVQLANIYASTNKWDRVAKVRKMMKEHNVVKIPGYSWIEIKSVTHEFRSGDRIHPELTSIHNKLNELDGKMKVAGYVPDLEFVLHDVEEEHKEKLLLWHSEKLAIAFGLIKTAPGTPIRVFKNLRVCGDCHRAIKFISEIEKREIIVRDTTRFHHFRNGICSCGDYW encoded by the exons ATGATCATCAATCTTAGAAACTCAAGGGCATACGCCCAATTTTCCCCATCTCTATTCCGCCGTATCCAGAACCTTCATGTCAATTCGAATGAAGAATGGTctcccatttcttcttccaaccACTCACCACGAAGAACCCATTTGGTTTCCCCCAATAACATGACCCCAAAAGTTCATGCTCAACCCACTTCTGACGTTGTTTCGTTGAATAAATCAATCACCAACTTTGTTAGGGCTGGGGATTTAGAATCTGCCCACAAAGTGTTCGACAAAATGCCTGTTAGAACCACGGTTACATGGAATTCAATTCTGTCGGGATATACGAAAGTCGCTGGGAAAATGAAGGAAGCCCGTGAAGTGTTTGATAAAATTCCTGAACCAGATTCTGTATCTTATAACATCATGTTGGCTTGTTATTTGAGAAACTGTGGTGTTGAGGCTGCTTTGGCCTTCTTTAACACGATGCCTGTCAAGGATATTGCCTCTTGGAATACATTGATATCTGGGTTTGCCCGGAATGGGCAAATGAAAGAAGCGTTTGACTTGTTTTCGGTAATGCCGGAGAAAAATGGTGTCTCATGGAGTG TGGTTGTGGAGACTGCAATGCTTACAGGGTATATGAAGTTTGGGAAGGTGGAGTTAGCTGAAAGGATATTTCAAAGGATGGCTGTGAGGAATTTGGTCACATGGAACTCTATGATAGCAGGTTATGTTGAGAACTGTCGCGCGGAGGATGGTTTGAAGCTCTTCAAGGCAATGATTGAATCTCGGGCGAGGCCGAATCCTTCGAGTATGAGCAGTGTTCTTCTTTGCTGTAGCAACTTGTCTTCTTTGCCTATGGGAAGGCAAGTACATAATATGGTGAGTAAATCTCCACTATCCAAAGACATAACTGCTTGTACTTCATTGATTAGCATGTACTGCAAGTGTGGAGATCTGGATAGTGCCTGGAAGTTGTTTGTAGAGATGCCACTAAAGGATGTGATTACATGGAATGCCATGATTTCTGGTTATGCTCAACACGGTGCAGGTCGAAAAGCCCTTCATTTGTTCGACGAGATGAGACACGGAGCAATGAAACCAGATTGGATCACATTCGTTGCTGTTCTATTAGCCTGTAACCATGCCGGATTTGTTGATCTCGGGGTTCGATATTTCAAGTCGATGAAGGAGTTTGGAATTGAAGCAAAACCAGACCACTACACATGTGTAATAGACCTTCTCGGTCGAGCTGGTAAGCTCGATGAAGCTGTAAGTATGATCAATGAGATGCCATTCAAGCCTCATGCTGCAATCTTTGGAACTCTCTTGGGTGCCTGTAGAATCCACAAAAACCTGGATATGGCAGAATTTGCAGCCAAGAATTTGTTAGAACTTGACCCCAAGAGTGCCACCGGATACGTACAGCTTGCTAATATCTACGCATCGACGAACAAATGGGATCGAGTGGCTAAAGtgaggaagatgatgaaagAACACAATGTAGTTAAAATACCGGGTTACAGTTGGATCGAGATCAAGAGTGTAACTCATGAATTCAGATCAGGTGACAGAATTCATCCAGAATTGACATCAATACACAACAAACTAAATGAGTTAGATGGGAAAATGAAGGTGGCTGGGTATGTTCCAGACCTTGAATTTGTACTGCATGATGTAGAagaagaacacaaagagaagctACTACTATGGCACAGTGAAAAACTGGCGATTGCTTTCGGATTGATAAAAACAGCGCCCGGGACTCCGATTcgagtttttaaaaacttgagagTGTGTGGGGATTGTCACAGAGCAATAAAGTTCATATCGGAGATTGAGAAAAGGGAGATTATTGTGAGAGACACTACAAGGTTTCATCATTTTAGAAATGGTATCTGCTCTTGTGGTGATTACTGGTAa
- the LOC111799738 gene encoding pentatricopeptide repeat-containing protein At4g16835, mitochondrial isoform X1 yields MIINLRNSRAYAQFSPSLFRRIQNLHVNSNEEWSPISSSNHSPRRTHLVSPNNMTPKVHAQPTSDVVSLNKSITNFVRAGDLESAHKVFDKMPVRTTVTWNSILSGYTKVAGKMKEAREVFDKIPEPDSVSYNIMLACYLRNCGVEAALAFFNTMPVKDIASWNTLISGFARNGQMKEAFDLFSVMPEKNGVSWSAMISGYVEYGDLEAAEELYKNAFIKSVVVETAMLTGYMKFGKVELAERIFQRMAVRNLVTWNSMIAGYVENCRAEDGLKLFKAMIESRARPNPSSMSSVLLCCSNLSSLPMGRQVHNMVSKSPLSKDITACTSLISMYCKCGDLDSAWKLFVEMPLKDVITWNAMISGYAQHGAGRKALHLFDEMRHGAMKPDWITFVAVLLACNHAGFVDLGVRYFKSMKEFGIEAKPDHYTCVIDLLGRAGKLDEAVSMINEMPFKPHAAIFGTLLGACRIHKNLDMAEFAAKNLLELDPKSATGYVQLANIYASTNKWDRVAKVRKMMKEHNVVKIPGYSWIEIKSVTHEFRSGDRIHPELTSIHNKLNELDGKMKVAGYVPDLEFVLHDVEEEHKEKLLLWHSEKLAIAFGLIKTAPGTPIRVFKNLRVCGDCHRAIKFISEIEKREIIVRDTTRFHHFRNGICSCGDYW; encoded by the coding sequence ATGATCATCAATCTTAGAAACTCAAGGGCATACGCCCAATTTTCCCCATCTCTATTCCGCCGTATCCAGAACCTTCATGTCAATTCGAATGAAGAATGGTctcccatttcttcttccaaccACTCACCACGAAGAACCCATTTGGTTTCCCCCAATAACATGACCCCAAAAGTTCATGCTCAACCCACTTCTGACGTTGTTTCGTTGAATAAATCAATCACCAACTTTGTTAGGGCTGGGGATTTAGAATCTGCCCACAAAGTGTTCGACAAAATGCCTGTTAGAACCACGGTTACATGGAATTCAATTCTGTCGGGATATACGAAAGTCGCTGGGAAAATGAAGGAAGCCCGTGAAGTGTTTGATAAAATTCCTGAACCAGATTCTGTATCTTATAACATCATGTTGGCTTGTTATTTGAGAAACTGTGGTGTTGAGGCTGCTTTGGCCTTCTTTAACACGATGCCTGTCAAGGATATTGCCTCTTGGAATACATTGATATCTGGGTTTGCCCGGAATGGGCAAATGAAAGAAGCGTTTGACTTGTTTTCGGTAATGCCGGAGAAAAATGGTGTCTCATGGAGTGCCATGATTTCTGGATATGTGGAATATGGAGATTTGGAGGCAGCTGAGGAGTTGTATAAGAATGCGTTTATCAAGAGCGTGGTTGTGGAGACTGCAATGCTTACAGGGTATATGAAGTTTGGGAAGGTGGAGTTAGCTGAAAGGATATTTCAAAGGATGGCTGTGAGGAATTTGGTCACATGGAACTCTATGATAGCAGGTTATGTTGAGAACTGTCGCGCGGAGGATGGTTTGAAGCTCTTCAAGGCAATGATTGAATCTCGGGCGAGGCCGAATCCTTCGAGTATGAGCAGTGTTCTTCTTTGCTGTAGCAACTTGTCTTCTTTGCCTATGGGAAGGCAAGTACATAATATGGTGAGTAAATCTCCACTATCCAAAGACATAACTGCTTGTACTTCATTGATTAGCATGTACTGCAAGTGTGGAGATCTGGATAGTGCCTGGAAGTTGTTTGTAGAGATGCCACTAAAGGATGTGATTACATGGAATGCCATGATTTCTGGTTATGCTCAACACGGTGCAGGTCGAAAAGCCCTTCATTTGTTCGACGAGATGAGACACGGAGCAATGAAACCAGATTGGATCACATTCGTTGCTGTTCTATTAGCCTGTAACCATGCCGGATTTGTTGATCTCGGGGTTCGATATTTCAAGTCGATGAAGGAGTTTGGAATTGAAGCAAAACCAGACCACTACACATGTGTAATAGACCTTCTCGGTCGAGCTGGTAAGCTCGATGAAGCTGTAAGTATGATCAATGAGATGCCATTCAAGCCTCATGCTGCAATCTTTGGAACTCTCTTGGGTGCCTGTAGAATCCACAAAAACCTGGATATGGCAGAATTTGCAGCCAAGAATTTGTTAGAACTTGACCCCAAGAGTGCCACCGGATACGTACAGCTTGCTAATATCTACGCATCGACGAACAAATGGGATCGAGTGGCTAAAGtgaggaagatgatgaaagAACACAATGTAGTTAAAATACCGGGTTACAGTTGGATCGAGATCAAGAGTGTAACTCATGAATTCAGATCAGGTGACAGAATTCATCCAGAATTGACATCAATACACAACAAACTAAATGAGTTAGATGGGAAAATGAAGGTGGCTGGGTATGTTCCAGACCTTGAATTTGTACTGCATGATGTAGAagaagaacacaaagagaagctACTACTATGGCACAGTGAAAAACTGGCGATTGCTTTCGGATTGATAAAAACAGCGCCCGGGACTCCGATTcgagtttttaaaaacttgagagTGTGTGGGGATTGTCACAGAGCAATAAAGTTCATATCGGAGATTGAGAAAAGGGAGATTATTGTGAGAGACACTACAAGGTTTCATCATTTTAGAAATGGTATCTGCTCTTGTGGTGATTACTGGTAa